Part of the Flavobacterium sp. KS-LB2 genome is shown below.
GCAAAATCCTTGTGTCCAGGGGTATCAAGAATGTTTATTTTTTTCTCTTTATAATTGAATGCTAAAACTGAGGTTGAAACCGAAATTCCTCTCTGGCGTTCAATTTCCATAAAGTCACTGGTAGCACCTTTTTTAATTTTATTATTCTTTACGGCACCTGCTTCTTGAATCGCACCACCAAAAAGGAGGAGTTTCTCAGTAAGTGTTGTTTTTCCGGCATCAGGATGTGAGATAATCCCGAAAGTTCTTCTGCGTTGTATTTCTTCTAAAAAGCCCATATTTGTATAAATAGTTTGCAAAAGTACTATTTATAAATGCCAATTAAAAAAATTGTATTGTCTAAATGAGTAGCCGAGTTTTTAAGTTGCAATTGATGTTATTTTAAATCACTATTAGGGTCGTAAAAATTTAATAACTGAGAAAAAAGAAGGCTGCCTTTTAAGACAGCCTTTATAATATTTAGGTGTTACATATTGATTGACCAAATAGAATATCCATTTGGCGGACACTGAATTTTAACCCATTTATCGCCTTGGGTTGTAGGGAACCAAGTTGAATTTCCGGTAAAATCTTTGATTTGTGCATTAGCCCAATTCGTTTGAATCCATCTTTCTTGCCAAGTTGATGAGTTATTGATGTAAACCACTAAACCGGGATTTCCATTATAGCCATTTCTTCGAGCAATATATTCATCGGTATCGGTGAATAAAATAGAAGTTGTTCCGGTTCCTTTATTGTTGTGAATCCAAATAAGATTATCCATTTTTGCTTTATTCAACCATTCCTCATAATCCCTGTAAAAAATAGTTGGATATCCTTCGTGAGTTAAAATATAAGCATAGGCTAGCTCTTTTTTCCAAATTTCATCGGTGTCATGATTAGAAACGAAAGTAACCGCTTTATAAGGATTTCTTTTCCACATCATGTCATCATTCAAAAGATTTAAATTGTTTCCGTCAAATGCATCGTTCATTTTATAATAACAGGCAAAATCAAAAACAGAACTATTGGCATTATTTGCCCAATCATTTAGGATGTTTACATTAGAATCCCATAACTCGCCAACTGAGAATCCACCAACGTTTGCATTCCAGTCTTTTATAACCCACGGAGCAAAACCTTTAACGTAATCAAATCTCCATCCGTCAAATTTCATCGTATTTTTATAATATTTACCGACTCCATCTGCTCTTTTCCAAAGCCAGTCTTGTACAT
Proteins encoded:
- a CDS encoding alpha-amylase; this translates as MKKLNFKTYLLSALLVGMYSCNSNDDLTTDSAAAASQFKVINVTHHDGQPFSTGKSTNSTTGRYVANPGGGVMMQAFYWDVPAGGTWWNTVNAKITAWSNAGIGSIWLPPVSKAQNGPFSMGYDPTDYFDFGNYNQNGTVETRFGSRTELESLITKVHAENMQVYADMVLNHNSGGQLENNPFTGTQTYTNFTGVASGKFPRTSADFYKNAYGNNDEGSFGGFPDLAHVVPNVQDWLWKRADGVGKYYKNTMKFDGWRFDYVKGFAPWVIKDWNANVGGFSVGELWDSNVNILNDWANNANSSVFDFACYYKMNDAFDGNNLNLLNDDMMWKRNPYKAVTFVSNHDTDEIWKKELAYAYILTHEGYPTIFYRDYEEWLNKAKMDNLIWIHNNKGTGTTSILFTDTDEYIARRNGYNGNPGLVVYINNSSTWQERWIQTNWANAQIKDFTGNSTWFPTTQGDKWVKIQCPPNGYSIWSINM